The proteins below come from a single Vitis vinifera cultivar Pinot Noir 40024 chromosome 9, ASM3070453v1 genomic window:
- the LOC100244938 gene encoding very-long-chain aldehyde decarbonylase CER3 isoform X2, whose amino-acid sequence MDHAPLSAWPWENLGSYKYLLYGPFLARLIYSMIWEKTQNPSWCLHILLLCALRGLVHQLWYSYCNMLFITRNRWILRQGINFKQIDREWHWDNFIILQAFVAGMVLLSFPFLTNLPLWNTKGIICCMVLHMGISEPLYYWFHRLLHTQYFFSHYHSLHHASIVTQPFTGLATFLEHLMMGVIIGIPTVGTWLFGYGSISLIYGYILVFDFLRCMGHSNVEIIPHALFQIFPFLKYFLYTPTYHCLHHTEMNTNFCLFMPLYDSIWKTINTKSWDLHKRTSSGKNERIADFVFLAHLVDVMATSHSPFFFRSLSSLKYSFKLFLLPMWPFLFVLMNFSWVVYKTFVAASYNLRGRLHQTWMVPRYGFQYFLPFAREGINKVIEEAILEADRMGVKVISLAALNKNESLNGGGTLYVNKHPNLRVRVVHGNTLTAAVILKEIPQNATQVFLTGATSKLGRAISLYLCRKKIFVLMLTQSSERFESIQREAPIDCQQFLVQVTKYQAAQYCKTWIIGKWCTPSEQSWAPPGTHFHQFVVPPILGFRRDCTYGKLAAMRLPEDVEGLGYCEYTMERGVLHACHAGGVVHLLQGWTHHEVGAIDVDQIDVAWTAALSHGFKPV is encoded by the exons ATGGATCATGCCCCATTATCTGCTTGGCCTTGGGAGAATTTGGGTTCTTACAAG TATTTATTATATGGACCATTTCTTGCAAGACTCATCTATTCAATGATTTGGGAGAAGACCCAAAACCCTAGTTGGTGCCTACATATTCTCCTCCTATGTGCCCTTAGGGGCCTTGTTCATCAGTTATGGTACTCTTACTGTAACATGCTCTTCATTACTCGAAACCGCTGGATTCTTCGACAAGGaatcaatttcaaacaaatcGATCGTGAATGgcattg GGATAACTTCATAATTCTCCAAGCTTTCGTGGCTGGCATGGTCTTGCTCAGCTTCCCATTCCTTACCAATCTTCCTTTATGGAACACAAAGGGAATTATATGTTGCATGGTGCTCCATATGGGAATTTCAGAGCCCCTTTATTATTGGTTCCATAGATTGTTGCATACCCAATACTTCTTTTCCCATTATCATTCACTTCACCATGCCTCTATTGTGACACAACCTTTTACAG GGCTAGCAACCTTTTTGGAGCATTTAATGATGGGTGTGATTATAGGAATTCCAACGGTTGGGACATGGCTATTTGGATATGGGTCAATTAGTTTGATATATGGCTACATTTTGGTGTTTGATTTCCTAAGATGTATGGGGCATAGCAATGTTGAAATCATTCCTCATGCTCTCTTTCAGATCTTTCCATTCCTTAAGTATTTTCTCTACACTCCCAC ATACCACTGCCTACACCACACAGAGATGAACACCAATTTCTGCCTCTTTATGCCCCTTTATGATTCAATTTGGAAAACAATCAACACCAAATCCTGGGATCTTCATAAAAGAACAAGTTCAG gtaaaaatgaaagaatagcTGACTTTGTATTCCTCGCCCATCTTGTGGACGTTATGGCAACCTCGCACTCCCCATTCTTTTTCCGGTCATTGAGCTCACTCAAATACTCCTTCAAATTATTCTTGCTTCCAATGTGGCCTTTCTTGTTCGTTTTGATGAACTTTTCATGGGTAGTGTACAAAACCTTTGTGGCTGCATCCTACAATCTGAGAGGGAGATTGCATCAAACATGGATGGTTCCTAGATATGGTTTCCAG TATTTCCTACCATTTGCTAGGGAAGGCATAAATAAAGTGATTGAAGAAGCCATCCTTGAGGCTGATAGAATGGGTGTCAAGGTCATTAGTCTCGCTGCATTAAACAag AATGAATCTCTAAATGGAGGTGGAACACTATATGTTAACAAGCATCCCAACCTTCGAGTCAGAGTTGTCCATGGAAACACCTTGACTGCTGCTGTGATACTCAAAGAGATCCCGCAAAATGCAACCCAAGTCTTCTTGACCGGCGCTACATCTAAATTAGGAAGGGCCATTTCCCTCTACCTTTGTCGCAAAAAGATTTTTGTACTG ATGCTAACTCAATCCTCGGAGAGATTCGAAAGTATCCAAAGGGAGGCTCCAATCGATTGCCAGCAATTTCTAGTTCAAGTGACAAAATATCAAGCAGCACAATATTGTAAG ACATGGAtcattggcaaatggtgcaccCCAAGCGAGCAAAGTTGGGCTCCTCCAGGGACACATTTCCATCAATTTGTTGTGCCACCAATCTTGGGTTTTAGAAGAGACTGCACTTACGGCAAGCTTGCAGCCATGAGACTTCCAGAAGATGTTGAAGGCCTGGGATATTGTGAG TATACGATGGAAAGAGGAGTCCTCCATGCTTGCCATGCAGGTGGTGTTGTTCATCTCCTACAAGGTTGGACTCACCATGAGGTCGGGGCCATTGATGTGGATCAGATTGATGTTGCGTGGACCGCTGCACTCAGCCATGGCTTCAAACcagtttaa
- the LOC100244938 gene encoding very-long-chain aldehyde decarbonylase CER3 isoform X1 → MDHAPLSAWPWENLGSYKYLLYGPFLARLIYSMIWEKTQNPSWCLHILLLCALRGLVHQLWYSYCNMLFITRNRWILRQGINFKQIDREWHWDNFIILQAFVAGMVLLSFPFLTNLPLWNTKGIICCMVLHMGISEPLYYWFHRLLHTQYFFSHYHSLHHASIVTQPFTAGLATFLEHLMMGVIIGIPTVGTWLFGYGSISLIYGYILVFDFLRCMGHSNVEIIPHALFQIFPFLKYFLYTPTYHCLHHTEMNTNFCLFMPLYDSIWKTINTKSWDLHKRTSSGKNERIADFVFLAHLVDVMATSHSPFFFRSLSSLKYSFKLFLLPMWPFLFVLMNFSWVVYKTFVAASYNLRGRLHQTWMVPRYGFQYFLPFAREGINKVIEEAILEADRMGVKVISLAALNKNESLNGGGTLYVNKHPNLRVRVVHGNTLTAAVILKEIPQNATQVFLTGATSKLGRAISLYLCRKKIFVLMLTQSSERFESIQREAPIDCQQFLVQVTKYQAAQYCKTWIIGKWCTPSEQSWAPPGTHFHQFVVPPILGFRRDCTYGKLAAMRLPEDVEGLGYCEYTMERGVLHACHAGGVVHLLQGWTHHEVGAIDVDQIDVAWTAALSHGFKPV, encoded by the exons ATGGATCATGCCCCATTATCTGCTTGGCCTTGGGAGAATTTGGGTTCTTACAAG TATTTATTATATGGACCATTTCTTGCAAGACTCATCTATTCAATGATTTGGGAGAAGACCCAAAACCCTAGTTGGTGCCTACATATTCTCCTCCTATGTGCCCTTAGGGGCCTTGTTCATCAGTTATGGTACTCTTACTGTAACATGCTCTTCATTACTCGAAACCGCTGGATTCTTCGACAAGGaatcaatttcaaacaaatcGATCGTGAATGgcattg GGATAACTTCATAATTCTCCAAGCTTTCGTGGCTGGCATGGTCTTGCTCAGCTTCCCATTCCTTACCAATCTTCCTTTATGGAACACAAAGGGAATTATATGTTGCATGGTGCTCCATATGGGAATTTCAGAGCCCCTTTATTATTGGTTCCATAGATTGTTGCATACCCAATACTTCTTTTCCCATTATCATTCACTTCACCATGCCTCTATTGTGACACAACCTTTTACAG CAGGGCTAGCAACCTTTTTGGAGCATTTAATGATGGGTGTGATTATAGGAATTCCAACGGTTGGGACATGGCTATTTGGATATGGGTCAATTAGTTTGATATATGGCTACATTTTGGTGTTTGATTTCCTAAGATGTATGGGGCATAGCAATGTTGAAATCATTCCTCATGCTCTCTTTCAGATCTTTCCATTCCTTAAGTATTTTCTCTACACTCCCAC ATACCACTGCCTACACCACACAGAGATGAACACCAATTTCTGCCTCTTTATGCCCCTTTATGATTCAATTTGGAAAACAATCAACACCAAATCCTGGGATCTTCATAAAAGAACAAGTTCAG gtaaaaatgaaagaatagcTGACTTTGTATTCCTCGCCCATCTTGTGGACGTTATGGCAACCTCGCACTCCCCATTCTTTTTCCGGTCATTGAGCTCACTCAAATACTCCTTCAAATTATTCTTGCTTCCAATGTGGCCTTTCTTGTTCGTTTTGATGAACTTTTCATGGGTAGTGTACAAAACCTTTGTGGCTGCATCCTACAATCTGAGAGGGAGATTGCATCAAACATGGATGGTTCCTAGATATGGTTTCCAG TATTTCCTACCATTTGCTAGGGAAGGCATAAATAAAGTGATTGAAGAAGCCATCCTTGAGGCTGATAGAATGGGTGTCAAGGTCATTAGTCTCGCTGCATTAAACAag AATGAATCTCTAAATGGAGGTGGAACACTATATGTTAACAAGCATCCCAACCTTCGAGTCAGAGTTGTCCATGGAAACACCTTGACTGCTGCTGTGATACTCAAAGAGATCCCGCAAAATGCAACCCAAGTCTTCTTGACCGGCGCTACATCTAAATTAGGAAGGGCCATTTCCCTCTACCTTTGTCGCAAAAAGATTTTTGTACTG ATGCTAACTCAATCCTCGGAGAGATTCGAAAGTATCCAAAGGGAGGCTCCAATCGATTGCCAGCAATTTCTAGTTCAAGTGACAAAATATCAAGCAGCACAATATTGTAAG ACATGGAtcattggcaaatggtgcaccCCAAGCGAGCAAAGTTGGGCTCCTCCAGGGACACATTTCCATCAATTTGTTGTGCCACCAATCTTGGGTTTTAGAAGAGACTGCACTTACGGCAAGCTTGCAGCCATGAGACTTCCAGAAGATGTTGAAGGCCTGGGATATTGTGAG TATACGATGGAAAGAGGAGTCCTCCATGCTTGCCATGCAGGTGGTGTTGTTCATCTCCTACAAGGTTGGACTCACCATGAGGTCGGGGCCATTGATGTGGATCAGATTGATGTTGCGTGGACCGCTGCACTCAGCCATGGCTTCAAACcagtttaa